The following are encoded in a window of Ruminiclostridium herbifermentans genomic DNA:
- a CDS encoding DUF1287 domain-containing protein has protein sequence MNNKLLIASIALTICVAAFLCYNYIVFHDAFFFVKREVVIDKIICEGDMDNDGISDMDDIVQGARLEILNKTKYKSNYYEGGYPPKTEGVCTDVIWRALKNAGYDLKSNMDKDILENTKDYINGVVIPDPNIDFRRVKNQHVFFEKYAVSLTTEVKPYNIKNLYQWQAGDIVVIRNSDHVAIISDKRKKNGVPYIIHNSSTYPMEEDLLQKWSKDKRIVGHYRFPIPENLLE, from the coding sequence ATGAATAATAAATTATTAATAGCGTCAATTGCATTAACAATATGTGTAGCAGCATTTTTATGTTACAATTATATTGTTTTTCATGACGCTTTTTTCTTTGTAAAAAGAGAAGTGGTAATTGATAAAATTATTTGTGAAGGTGATATGGACAATGACGGAATTTCTGATATGGATGATATTGTACAGGGAGCCAGATTAGAGATATTAAATAAAACAAAGTATAAAAGCAATTATTATGAAGGAGGATACCCCCCTAAAACAGAAGGGGTTTGTACTGATGTTATTTGGAGAGCACTTAAGAATGCAGGCTATGATCTAAAGTCAAATATGGATAAAGATATTTTAGAAAATACTAAAGATTATATTAACGGAGTGGTAATTCCTGATCCCAATATTGACTTTAGACGTGTTAAAAATCAACATGTTTTTTTTGAAAAGTATGCTGTCAGCTTGACAACAGAAGTTAAGCCATATAATATTAAAAATTTATACCAATGGCAAGCTGGAGATATTGTAGTTATAAGAAATAGTGATCATGTAGCTATAATATCTGATAAAAGAAAGAAAAATGGAGTACCATATATTATACATAATTCAAGTACTTATCCAATGGAAGAAGATTTATTACAAAAATGGAGTAAAGACAAACGAATAGTTGGGCATTACCGTTTTCCTATTCCTGAAAATTTATTAGAGTAG
- a CDS encoding orotate phosphoribosyltransferase: MDNNKLVTWLFKTDAVRVCPENKPFWYTSSKIGPYYINTHFLYGSEEKANSLLKVIDVCKENKMECSEVILELAYKNFESDEIYRGLISSMCDYIKENIDLKNIDYISGGERRDWFFSLIIANLLKLPHITIFKDLSAVLYQNGISSEIKDLKNANVLHIADIITEASSYIRAWIPAITALNGNLKYSLVVIDRLQGGAEKLESAGVASHALMKVNEDLFDGALEEGHITATQHHMLMKYLDDPTETMRSFLKEHPEFLENSLKSDPKTAERAKICIEQNIYGL; encoded by the coding sequence ATGGATAATAATAAGCTAGTAACTTGGCTCTTTAAAACAGATGCAGTTAGAGTTTGTCCTGAAAATAAACCTTTTTGGTATACATCGTCTAAAATAGGTCCCTACTATATAAATACACACTTTCTATACGGTAGTGAGGAAAAGGCAAATAGCTTGCTTAAGGTTATTGATGTATGCAAGGAAAACAAAATGGAGTGCTCAGAGGTAATTCTTGAACTTGCATACAAGAATTTTGAATCAGATGAAATATATAGAGGCCTTATTTCATCAATGTGTGATTATATTAAGGAAAATATAGATTTGAAAAATATAGATTATATATCAGGCGGAGAAAGAAGAGACTGGTTCTTTTCATTAATAATTGCTAATTTATTAAAATTGCCTCATATTACAATATTTAAAGATTTGTCAGCAGTTTTATATCAAAATGGAATTTCTTCTGAAATAAAGGATTTAAAAAATGCAAATGTACTACATATAGCTGATATTATTACAGAAGCATCAAGCTATATAAGAGCATGGATACCAGCTATTACTGCGCTAAACGGAAACTTGAAATATAGTCTTGTTGTTATTGACAGGCTGCAGGGTGGAGCAGAAAAGCTAGAGAGTGCTGGTGTTGCATCACATGCTCTGATGAAGGTTAATGAAGATTTGTTTGATGGTGCGCTAGAGGAAGGACACATTACAGCAACTCAGCACCATATGCTGATGAAATATTTAGATGACCCAACAGAGACAATGAGGTCCTTTTTAAAGGAACACCCAGAGTTTTTAGAGAATTCATTGAAATCAGATCCTAAAACAGCGGAGCGTGCAAAAATCTGTATTGAACAAAACATTTATGGATTATAA
- a CDS encoding dihydroorotate dehydrogenase: MNKVDLSVKIAGIDFKNPLIMASGTYGFGKEYSEYVDLNELGGISVKGLTLKERKGNPPPRIAETPAGILNSVGLQNPGVDAFIKDDLPFLKQYKTKIIANIAGNTIEEYCEMAEILGSSEIDAIELNVSCPNVKAGCLAFGTTPKGIEEITSNVKKYCKQPLIVKLTPNVSDIKSIAMAAEAAGADCISLINTILGLAIDIHKKRPILANNFGGMSGPAVKPIALRMVYEAAQAVKIPVIGMGGISTSDDAIEFLLAGASAVMVGTANFVNPLCPIEIKEGIEQYLKRYNYNSIYDIIGKLELN; the protein is encoded by the coding sequence ATGAATAAAGTAGATTTAAGTGTAAAAATTGCCGGAATAGATTTTAAAAATCCGCTTATTATGGCATCAGGCACTTATGGCTTTGGAAAAGAATACAGTGAATATGTTGACTTGAATGAACTTGGTGGTATATCTGTTAAAGGACTTACATTAAAGGAAAGAAAGGGCAATCCTCCGCCAAGAATAGCAGAAACTCCTGCTGGTATATTAAATAGTGTTGGATTACAGAATCCAGGTGTTGATGCATTTATCAAGGATGACTTACCGTTTCTGAAACAATATAAAACAAAAATAATTGCAAACATAGCAGGTAATACAATAGAAGAATATTGTGAAATGGCTGAAATTCTTGGGTCTTCAGAAATTGATGCAATTGAACTTAATGTTTCTTGTCCAAATGTAAAAGCAGGATGTCTGGCTTTTGGAACTACGCCAAAGGGGATAGAGGAGATAACCTCAAATGTAAAAAAATATTGTAAGCAGCCATTAATAGTAAAGCTAACGCCAAATGTATCTGATATCAAGTCAATAGCAATGGCAGCTGAAGCAGCTGGGGCGGATTGTATTTCATTAATAAATACAATACTAGGTTTGGCTATTGATATACACAAAAAAAGACCTATTTTGGCAAATAATTTTGGAGGTATGTCAGGTCCAGCAGTAAAGCCAATAGCATTAAGAATGGTTTATGAGGCTGCTCAAGCAGTTAAAATACCTGTTATTGGTATGGGAGGTATTTCCACCAGCGATGATGCAATTGAATTTTTATTGGCAGGTGCATCGGCTGTAATGGTAGGAACTGCTAATTTTGTTAATCCGTTATGTCCAATTGAAATTAAAGAAGGAATCGAACAATACTTAAAGAGGTATAACTATAATAGTATATATGATATCATTGGAAAACTAGAGCTTAATTAA
- a CDS encoding histidine phosphatase family protein, with protein sequence MKTRLIFVRHAEAEGNLQRVFHGWYDSKITEKGHKQAKKVAERLADIPIDIIYSSSLTRTLQTAQYIADIKQLPIIRTDKMKEINGGDWENISFDDIPKLYPKENYTWENEPHLHQMPNGESTVELYERLIKEVKSIISNNLGKNICIVTHGGAIRTMLCKFYGCTLEHMKNIYWHDNTSVTVVDYDNEKDEFEVLMEGDADHLDFELSTVQNQQWWQEFMEKKRKQKKLSDF encoded by the coding sequence ATGAAGACAAGGCTAATATTTGTACGACATGCAGAAGCAGAAGGTAATTTACAAAGAGTATTTCATGGATGGTATGATAGTAAGATTACTGAAAAAGGCCATAAACAGGCTAAGAAAGTAGCTGAAAGATTGGCAGATATTCCTATTGATATTATATATTCAAGCAGTTTGACTCGTACATTACAGACAGCTCAGTATATTGCAGATATAAAGCAGCTACCCATAATTCGAACCGATAAGATGAAGGAAATAAATGGTGGAGACTGGGAAAATATATCATTTGATGATATTCCTAAATTATATCCAAAAGAGAACTATACATGGGAAAATGAACCCCATCTTCATCAGATGCCAAATGGTGAGAGTACTGTTGAATTATATGAGAGACTTATAAAAGAAGTGAAAAGTATTATCTCAAATAATTTGGGTAAGAATATTTGCATTGTAACGCATGGTGGAGCGATACGTACAATGCTTTGCAAATTTTACGGATGTACACTTGAACATATGAAAAATATATATTGGCATGATAATACATCTGTTACAGTAGTTGATTATGATAATGAAAAAGATGAATTTGAAGTATTGATGGAAGGTGATGCTGATCATCTTGATTTTGAGTTGAGTACAGTTCAGAATCAACAGTGGTGGCAGGAGTTTATGGAAAAGAAAAGAAAGCAAAAGAAGCTTAGTGATTTTTAA
- a CDS encoding glucose-1-phosphate adenylyltransferase has product MTKKMLAMVLAGGGGERLKPLTKKLAKPAVLFGGKYRIIDFALSNCINSNIYTIGIVVQYEPLVLNSHINSGGIWDMHNGRGQITILPPYMNEKGGCWYKGTANAIYQNLEYIDMHNPEYVIILSADQVYKMDYSKMLDEHIKKSADVTVAVTSVEWKEASRFGIMEVNDNGKIIKFEEKPKEPNSNLASMGIYIFNTDFLKKCLIEDEKDDNSSNDFGKNIIPKLMNSDANVNSYKFDGYWMDVGTVNSFWKAHMDLLEEDNKLNLYDPSWKIYCEHITVPPLYINHTAKVNSSMLGEGCYILGEVNNSVIFPGVFVGRGAVIRDSVIMSNVRIEDNVTINRTIAGSNSWIKSPIISNENSSDSKIYYIDEGQIIE; this is encoded by the coding sequence ATGACTAAAAAAATGTTAGCGATGGTGTTAGCAGGTGGAGGAGGCGAAAGATTAAAGCCTCTTACAAAAAAATTAGCGAAACCTGCAGTACTTTTTGGTGGCAAATATAGAATTATTGATTTTGCTTTAAGTAATTGTATTAATTCAAATATATATACAATTGGAATTGTTGTTCAGTACGAGCCATTAGTTTTAAATTCCCATATAAATTCAGGCGGTATTTGGGATATGCATAATGGCAGAGGACAAATAACAATACTTCCTCCATATATGAACGAAAAAGGAGGCTGCTGGTATAAAGGAACTGCAAATGCTATATATCAAAATCTTGAATATATAGATATGCATAATCCAGAATATGTTATTATACTTTCGGCGGATCAGGTATATAAAATGGATTATTCTAAAATGCTTGATGAGCATATAAAAAAGTCTGCAGATGTAACGGTTGCAGTTACAAGTGTTGAATGGAAAGAAGCAAGTAGATTTGGTATTATGGAAGTAAATGACAATGGTAAAATAATTAAGTTTGAAGAAAAGCCAAAAGAACCAAACAGTAATCTTGCATCTATGGGAATTTATATTTTTAATACTGATTTTCTTAAGAAATGTCTTATAGAGGATGAAAAGGATGATAATTCATCAAATGATTTTGGAAAGAATATTATTCCGAAGCTAATGAACTCAGATGCTAATGTTAATTCATACAAATTTGATGGATATTGGATGGATGTTGGAACTGTCAACAGCTTTTGGAAAGCACATATGGATTTACTGGAAGAAGACAATAAATTGAATCTTTATGATCCTTCGTGGAAAATTTATTGCGAACATATTACTGTACCGCCCCTATATATTAATCATACCGCTAAAGTAAATTCTTCTATGCTTGGTGAGGGCTGTTATATACTTGGAGAAGTAAATAACTCTGTTATTTTTCCAGGTGTATTTGTTGGAAGAGGAGCTGTTATAAGGGATTCTGTTATAATGTCTAATGTAAGAATAGAGGATAATGTAACTATTAACAGAACAATTGCAGGTAGTAATTCATGGATAAAATCTCCAATAATAAGTAATGAAAATAGTTCAGATAGTAAAATTTACTATATAGACGAGGGGCAGATTATCGAATAG
- the ybaK gene encoding Cys-tRNA(Pro) deacylase has protein sequence MATVKTNVMRILDSAHIKYNTYTYDNKDGAIDGVSVASKIGQPVERVYKTLVTRGASKAFFVFVIPVSKELNLKAAARAVGEKSIEMIRMDEINKVTGYIRGGCSPIGMKKDYKTVIDSSCENIETIIFSAGKIGFQLELPPQTLIDFIKAEVADIAE, from the coding sequence ATGGCAACAGTAAAAACAAATGTAATGAGGATATTAGATAGTGCACATATAAAGTACAATACATATACATATGATAATAAAGATGGTGCGATAGATGGTGTATCTGTAGCTTCAAAAATTGGACAACCAGTTGAAAGAGTGTATAAAACATTAGTTACCAGAGGGGCTAGCAAAGCTTTTTTTGTTTTTGTAATACCTGTAAGCAAAGAGTTAAATTTAAAAGCTGCAGCTAGGGCAGTTGGAGAAAAATCAATTGAAATGATTAGGATGGATGAAATTAACAAGGTAACAGGATATATCAGAGGAGGATGCTCTCCAATTGGTATGAAAAAGGATTACAAGACTGTAATAGACAGTTCATGTGAAAATATTGAAACAATCATATTTAGTGCAGGTAAGATTGGTTTTCAGTTAGAACTGCCTCCCCAGACCTTGATAGACTTCATAAAAGCTGAAGTTGCTGATATTGCTGAATAG
- a CDS encoding DMT family protein yields the protein MHSIVKFWPFLLLVVSNVFMTFAWYGNLKFKNASTPLFIIILISWGIAFFEYCFMIPANRIASKNFDTAQLKIIQEAITLVVFGVFSVLYLKESFKLNYLLSFFCILGAVFFAFKKF from the coding sequence ATGCATTCAATTGTGAAATTTTGGCCCTTTTTACTACTAGTTGTATCTAATGTTTTTATGACTTTTGCATGGTATGGCAATTTAAAATTTAAAAATGCTTCAACCCCTTTATTTATAATTATACTTATAAGTTGGGGTATCGCTTTCTTCGAATATTGCTTTATGATACCAGCAAATAGGATAGCATCAAAAAATTTTGATACTGCTCAGCTAAAAATAATTCAAGAAGCCATTACTCTTGTAGTTTTTGGTGTTTTTTCTGTTTTATACTTAAAGGAAAGCTTTAAGCTTAATTATTTATTATCATTTTTTTGCATACTAGGTGCTGTATTTTTCGCCTTTAAGAAATTTTGA
- a CDS encoding AAA family ATPase translates to MKSFRLKNIKGFIDTGEIEIKPITVFVGENGSGKSSISRFPLVLKQTFIDATSVPVLFYGSSIDYGNYEDVVYNHRKGEAIEFEVVFSYNEFRRSSLRPLIVQDQFDKFMDSDMILKTSIAHKDGKLVVNEFVLSLTSREEPIVEFTSNDYTSNLIFNINGYEEHLIDPNEYFFDKFIPDIRCMLDTSNTEKVNNPKYNSNLELASQICNTLQNYFSMLANKIFYIDSLRKTPERYYRYTDSVVDSVGKCGEYTSVILGQDYRHGKSIINKVSDWLSTYMNFSLDIEDLEGQLFKIMIRDLKTNARNNIVDMGQGLSQLIPILVQTFIIKNNKECSRISRTPNFTVVEQPELYLHPSAQDCLADLFVETIKNNNESFLIETHSEHMIRRLIKLMDDGILANDQIAIYLTEKDYSGDNKIRKLNMNEFEKVASWTKDSFLKGSLETDEQKVISLKRK, encoded by the coding sequence ATGAAAAGTTTTAGGCTAAAAAACATTAAAGGCTTTATAGATACTGGTGAAATTGAGATTAAGCCTATAACAGTTTTTGTAGGTGAAAATGGCTCTGGGAAAAGCAGCATTTCTAGGTTCCCATTAGTTTTGAAGCAAACATTTATTGATGCCACGTCAGTGCCTGTGCTGTTTTATGGAAGTTCCATTGATTATGGTAATTATGAAGATGTTGTTTATAATCATAGAAAGGGGGAAGCAATAGAGTTTGAAGTCGTATTTAGCTATAATGAATTTAGAAGGTCTAGCCTTAGACCATTAATTGTGCAGGATCAATTTGATAAATTTATGGACTCTGATATGATTTTAAAGACAAGTATAGCTCATAAGGATGGAAAACTTGTGGTAAACGAATTTGTTCTGAGTTTAACCTCAAGAGAGGAACCTATTGTGGAGTTTACCTCAAATGACTATACAAGCAATCTAATATTTAATATTAATGGGTATGAGGAACATTTAATTGATCCAAATGAATACTTTTTTGATAAATTCATTCCAGATATTAGATGTATGCTAGATACGTCCAACACTGAAAAAGTGAATAACCCAAAATATAATAGTAATTTGGAATTGGCATCTCAGATATGCAATACTCTTCAAAATTATTTTAGTATGTTAGCTAACAAGATTTTTTATATAGACTCATTAAGAAAGACGCCTGAGAGGTACTATAGGTATACAGATAGCGTAGTTGATTCTGTGGGAAAATGTGGAGAGTATACCTCAGTAATATTGGGGCAGGATTACAGGCATGGTAAAAGTATAATCAATAAGGTATCAGATTGGTTGTCCACTTACATGAACTTTTCTCTTGATATTGAGGACTTAGAGGGTCAATTATTTAAAATAATGATTCGCGATTTAAAGACTAATGCAAGAAATAATATAGTTGATATGGGTCAGGGCTTGTCTCAGCTGATACCTATTTTAGTACAAACATTTATAATTAAAAATAATAAAGAATGTTCAAGAATTAGTAGAACCCCTAATTTTACAGTGGTAGAACAGCCGGAACTATATTTACATCCTTCAGCACAGGATTGCTTAGCTGATTTGTTTGTTGAAACAATTAAAAATAATAATGAGAGTTTCTTAATTGAAACACATAGTGAACATATGATTCGCAGATTAATTAAATTAATGGATGATGGTATATTAGCAAACGATCAAATTGCTATATACCTGACAGAAAAGGATTATAGCGGAGATAACAAGATTAGGAAATTAAATATGAATGAGTTTGAAAAAGTAGCTAGCTGGACAAAGGATTCTTTTTTGAAAGGCAGCCTTGAAACTGATGAGCAAAAGGTGATTAGCCTTAAAAGAAAGTAG
- a CDS encoding P-loop NTPase, whose protein sequence is MSDEVCNCGNSNCESESCEGSCSTGCGREENSFIEKTHELNSIKRVIGVVSGKGGVGKSLVTSSLAVMMRKKGYNIGILDADITGPSIPKVLGINDKVKGNEEGMYPQKSNNGIRVMSVNLLLDKDESPIIWRGPVIAGVVKQFWTDVIWGDIDYLFLDMPPGTGDVPLTVFQSIPLDGIIIVTSPQDLVSMIVKKAYNMAKAMNIPILGIVENMSYLKCPDCGKNIKIFGESKIDEIAEELGITVLGKIPIDPLVAELCDKGEAEKINNNYLSNAVSTIEKKLGVGKVIRTLRVAIPTDGNNIASQFVKCENFTFFDIENNIIKKKSEVSTAGNLHGLLPTFLSVKGVKAVIIDGIGDSAKKNLIKNNIEVISGVSGDIDQAISAYLEGTLASK, encoded by the coding sequence ATGAGCGATGAAGTATGCAACTGTGGAAATTCAAATTGTGAAAGTGAGAGTTGCGAAGGTTCATGTTCCACAGGCTGCGGAAGAGAAGAAAATAGTTTTATTGAAAAAACCCACGAGCTTAATTCCATAAAAAGAGTAATTGGTGTTGTTAGTGGAAAGGGTGGAGTAGGTAAATCATTAGTAACATCTTCTTTAGCAGTTATGATGAGAAAAAAGGGATACAATATTGGTATATTAGATGCTGATATAACAGGTCCTTCTATTCCTAAAGTTTTGGGCATAAATGATAAAGTAAAAGGAAATGAAGAGGGAATGTATCCTCAAAAGTCAAATAATGGAATACGTGTTATGTCAGTAAATCTTTTACTTGATAAAGATGAATCTCCAATAATATGGCGAGGACCTGTAATTGCTGGAGTTGTCAAACAGTTCTGGACTGATGTTATATGGGGTGATATTGATTATTTATTCTTAGATATGCCTCCTGGGACTGGAGATGTACCTTTGACAGTTTTTCAGTCTATACCTTTAGATGGTATAATAATTGTTACTTCACCTCAAGACCTTGTTTCAATGATAGTTAAAAAGGCATATAATATGGCTAAAGCAATGAATATACCTATTTTAGGCATTGTTGAAAATATGAGTTATCTCAAATGTCCAGATTGCGGTAAGAACATTAAAATTTTTGGTGAAAGTAAGATAGATGAAATAGCAGAAGAATTAGGTATAACTGTACTTGGAAAGATTCCTATAGACCCTCTTGTTGCAGAATTATGTGATAAGGGAGAGGCAGAGAAGATTAACAATAACTATCTGTCAAATGCTGTTTCAACAATTGAAAAGAAATTAGGCGTTGGAAAGGTAATAAGAACATTAAGAGTTGCCATTCCAACAGATGGAAACAATATAGCTTCACAATTTGTGAAGTGTGAAAATTTTACATTTTTTGATATTGAGAATAATATTATAAAGAAAAAATCTGAAGTATCTACAGCGGGAAACTTACATGGATTACTTCCTACTTTTCTTTCGGTTAAAGGTGTTAAGGCCGTAATTATTGATGGAATAGGTGACAGTGCAAAGAAAAATCTAATTAAAAATAATATAGAAGTTATATCTGGAGTGAGTGGAGATATAGATCAAGCTATAAGTGCCTATCTTGAAGGTACTTTAGCATCAAAATAA
- a CDS encoding dihydroorotate dehydrogenase electron transfer subunit, with translation MSKVLKEQIDNMEMLCQDVFKMTIKSEYVAANALPGQFVNVKCGGIDALLRRPISICDVDKAKNTFDIVFQIKGNGTEKLCHKCAGDVDIMAPLGNPFLIDDKYKNICVVGGGIGTFPLLYLLKSSKAENKTALLGFRTKAAVVLENQFRAAAQNVEIATDDGTYGSKAFVTDLLEQRILELSKLGQKLDLIYTCGPTPMMRKVAAIAEKNNIACQVSMEQRMGCGIGACLVCACKTKQGEDEWGFSHVCKDGPVFWSTDVCWE, from the coding sequence AATTGATAATATGGAAATGCTTTGTCAGGACGTATTTAAAATGACTATTAAGTCTGAGTATGTTGCTGCAAATGCATTGCCCGGGCAATTTGTTAATGTTAAATGCGGTGGAATAGATGCTTTGCTAAGAAGACCTATAAGCATTTGTGATGTTGATAAAGCCAAAAACACCTTTGATATTGTGTTTCAAATAAAAGGCAACGGCACAGAAAAGCTATGTCACAAATGTGCAGGCGATGTTGACATAATGGCCCCTTTAGGGAATCCATTTTTGATAGATGACAAATATAAAAATATCTGTGTTGTTGGTGGTGGAATAGGAACTTTTCCTCTGCTATATTTACTCAAGAGCAGTAAAGCAGAAAACAAGACAGCTCTGCTGGGCTTTAGAACTAAAGCTGCTGTTGTGCTGGAAAACCAGTTTAGGGCCGCAGCACAAAATGTGGAAATAGCTACTGATGATGGAACATATGGGAGCAAGGCTTTTGTGACTGACTTGCTGGAGCAAAGGATACTTGAACTTAGCAAGCTGGGACAAAAGCTGGATTTGATTTATACTTGCGGCCCTACGCCCATGATGCGCAAGGTAGCAGCTATAGCAGAAAAAAATAATATAGCATGCCAAGTGTCGATGGAACAGAGAATGGGCTGCGGTATTGGTGCTTGTCTGGTATGTGCTTGCAAAACAAAGCAAGGAGAAGATGAGTGGGGCTTTAGTCATGTTTGTAAAGACGGCCCAGTATTTTGGAGCACAGATGTCTGCTGGGAATAA
- a CDS encoding putative bifunctional diguanylate cyclase/phosphodiesterase, protein MRVKIFSKVLIAAFTVAILVTMMYLFGSYINNQENARVSDKNSSLNRISLFTMAPFETDQNEMSFFTANKEQTISIFIFASILIVIIAAIVYRKKTKIIKEQLLIVNAELASMNSKLQEVYNEINLKRNEVKVIQENLKESEERYTHLALHDVLTGLPNRQALYENASQLFSDLPAKKAALILIDLDNFKYINDTMGHDFGDELIKKASERLLLNMNNKGILYRLGGDEFVILQALNEKEAESLITNILNSFRKEFVIKSCNIHISLSIGLAVYPEHGESISKLMKAADIAMYTSKESGKNRYEIYHDSMNVAFSERMNLEKYLYIAMEKREFELYYQPQLDLNNNSITGLEALIRWKSPELGNVSPMDFIKVAEDTHLIIPLGEWVLIQACEFLSQLHKSGNQNMTMSVNISPIQILQEDFTDKVIKILKYYNIAPMCLELELTETILIESFENVYKKLQMLSDIGIRIALDDFGKGYSSLNYLRQLPIHTLKIDKCFIDNVSFETENKTITRHIISMGKSMGLSVIAEGVEVQGQLDYLKKYNCDKMQGYLFSRPLPKSEIAKLVKAPGLKIKSIQRGA, encoded by the coding sequence ATGAGAGTAAAAATTTTTTCAAAGGTACTTATAGCAGCTTTTACAGTAGCTATTTTAGTTACCATGATGTATTTATTTGGTAGCTATATTAATAATCAGGAAAACGCTCGTGTATCAGACAAAAATAGTTCCTTGAATAGAATTTCATTGTTTACTATGGCACCATTTGAGACTGATCAAAATGAAATGTCTTTTTTTACTGCAAATAAGGAACAAACTATTAGCATATTTATTTTTGCATCCATTCTAATTGTGATTATTGCAGCTATAGTGTATAGAAAGAAAACAAAAATTATAAAAGAACAGCTTTTAATTGTAAACGCTGAACTAGCTAGTATGAATAGTAAACTGCAAGAAGTATATAATGAAATTAATCTCAAACGGAATGAAGTTAAAGTGATTCAAGAAAATCTAAAGGAGAGCGAGGAAAGATATACTCACCTTGCTCTTCATGATGTATTGACTGGGCTGCCTAATAGACAAGCGCTTTATGAAAATGCTTCTCAGCTATTTTCAGATTTGCCTGCAAAAAAAGCAGCACTAATACTTATTGATTTGGATAATTTCAAATATATAAATGATACAATGGGACATGATTTTGGAGACGAATTAATAAAGAAAGCAAGTGAAAGATTATTATTAAATATGAATAACAAAGGTATTCTTTATAGATTAGGCGGAGATGAATTTGTTATTCTGCAAGCATTAAATGAAAAAGAAGCAGAAAGCTTAATTACAAATATTTTAAATAGCTTTAGAAAAGAGTTTGTAATAAAAAGCTGCAATATACATATTAGTCTTAGTATTGGATTAGCAGTGTATCCCGAACATGGAGAGAGTATAAGTAAACTGATGAAAGCTGCAGATATTGCTATGTATACCTCCAAAGAGAGTGGAAAGAACAGATATGAAATTTATCACGACAGTATGAATGTAGCTTTTAGTGAAAGGATGAACTTAGAAAAATATTTGTATATAGCAATGGAAAAACGAGAATTTGAATTATACTATCAACCGCAGTTAGATTTAAATAATAATAGTATAACTGGTCTTGAAGCATTGATAAGATGGAAAAGCCCAGAATTAGGGAATGTATCTCCAATGGATTTTATAAAGGTTGCAGAAGATACTCATTTAATAATTCCTCTAGGTGAATGGGTATTAATTCAAGCATGTGAATTCTTAAGTCAATTACATAAAAGCGGAAATCAAAATATGACAATGTCAGTTAATATTTCGCCTATTCAGATTTTACAGGAAGATTTTACTGATAAGGTAATAAAAATTCTTAAATATTATAATATTGCTCCAATGTGTCTTGAATTAGAATTAACGGAAACAATTTTAATTGAGTCATTTGAAAATGTTTATAAAAAGTTGCAGATGCTTAGTGATATAGGAATACGAATCGCACTTGATGATTTTGGTAAGGGTTATTCATCACTGAATTATTTGAGGCAGCTGCCTATACATACATTAAAGATTGACAAGTGTTTTATAGATAATGTTTCCTTTGAGACTGAAAATAAAACTATTACAAGACATATTATTTCAATGGGTAAGTCAATGGGATTGTCTGTTATTGCTGAAGGGGTAGAAGTTCAAGGACAATTAGACTATTTAAAGAAGTATAATTGTGATAAGATGCAGGGATATCTTTTCTCAAGGCCATTACCAAAAAGCGAAATAGCAAAATTGGTTAAAGCACCAGGGTTGAAAATAAAGTCCATACAAAGAGGAGCATAG